A window of the Trichoderma asperellum chromosome 6, complete sequence genome harbors these coding sequences:
- a CDS encoding uncharacterized protein (EggNog:ENOG41~CAZy:GH75~SECRETED:SignalP(1-19)) gives MRSFDTLLFTALAASPALARQIPANVQSLYNSIRAQGSCKNILKGGFYSQEGDSKNFSYCGDHLKDYGIMYLQGTNGNLVNMDIDCDGALGTGDGSCDSSQDTQGDTAFKDTIKSYKAGIKDLNAYVHSYVVLGNEGSKSGYVTFEPESVGVDPLSVVAVVCGNKMFYGVWGDTNGDDGPPLVGEVSDALGRACYGNAVNGNAAHDANDVLYIAFTGASAVPGAKGADWSASSFDEFEASLGALGDSLVARIGSSGGSTPPPASSTKPSGSQPTCSWSGHCAGAKCSSDDDCSDDLVCKSGKCAKDN, from the exons ATGCGCAGCTTCGATACTCTTCTGTTCACTGCCCTTGCGGCCTCGCCGGCTCTGGCTCGCCAGATTCCTGCCAATGTCCAGAGCTTGTACAACTCGATCCGTGCTCAGGGTTCTTGCAAGAACATCCTCAAGGGCGGCTTCTACAGCCAGGAGGGCGACTCCAAGA ACTTCAGCTACTGTGGTGACCACTTGAAAGACTACGGCATCATGTACCTCCAGGGCACCAACGGCAACCTGGTTAACATGGACATCGACTGTGACGGTGCTCTTGGCACTGGCGACGGCAGCTGTGACAGCTCCCAGGATACTCAGGGCGACACTGCCTTCAAGGACACCATCAAAAGCTATAAGGCCGGTATCAAGGATCTCAACGCCTATGTCCACTCCTACGTGGTGCTGGGTAACGAGGGCAGCAAGTCTGGCTACGTGACCTTCGAGCCGGAGTCGGTTGGCGTTGACCCTCTGTCTGTCGTTGCCGTGGTGTGTGGCAACAAGATG TTCTACGGCGTCTGGGGTGACACCAACGGTGACGACGGCCCACCATTGGTTGGTGAGGTCTCTGATGCTCTCGGCCGAGCCTGCTATGGCAATGCCGTCAACGGCAACGCAGCCCACGATGCCAACGACGTCCTCTACATTGCCTTCACCGGTGCCAGTGCTGTTCCCGGTGCTAAGGGAGCCGACTGGTCAGCTTCCTCTTTCGATGAGTTCGAGGCTTCTCTCGGCGCCCTTGGTGACAGCCTCGTTGCCCGCATTGGCAGCTCTGGCGGCTctactcctcctcctgcgtCCTCCACCAAGCCCTCTGGCAGCCAGCCTACCTGCTCCTGGTCTGGTCACTGTGCTGGAGCCAAGTgcagcagcgacgatgaCTGTTCTGATGACTTGGTCTGCAAGAGCGGCAAGTGTGCCAAAGACAACTAA
- a CDS encoding uncharacterized protein (EggNog:ENOG41~SECRETED:SignalP(1-17)) has product MKTATFIAAALAGLALAAPASKQGKEVAALRYANSRPLDAAAIHGPASKRAEAGATTATREKNLVDLKYANKRPIPEGHAPKAAASKRDTTSTTATRQKDLVDLKYANKRPIPEGHAPKAAASKRDTTSTTATRQKDLVDLKYANKRPIPEGHAPKASA; this is encoded by the coding sequence ATGAAGACCGCCAccttcatcgccgctgccCTCGCCGGCCTCGCCCTCGCTGCACCAGCCAGCAAGCAGGGCAAGGAGGTCGCTGCCCTCAGATACGCCAACTCGAGGCcccttgacgctgctgccatccacGGTCCTGCTTCCAAGCGCGCTGAGGCTGGTGCTACTACTGCCACCCGAGAGAAGAACCTCGTCGACCTCAAGTATGCCAACAAGAGGCCCATTCCCGAGGGTCACGCTCCCAAGGCTGCGGCATCCAAGCGTGATACTACCTCCACTACTGCTACTCGTCAGAAGGATCTTGTCGACCTCAAGTACGCCAACAAGCGCCCCATTCCTGAGGGCCATGCTCCCAAGGCTGCGGCATCCAAGCGTGATACTACCTCCACTACTGCTACTCGTCAGAAGGATCTCGTCGACCTCAAGTACGCCAACAAGCGTCCTATTCCCGAGGGTCACGCTCCCAAGGCTTCcgcataa
- a CDS encoding uncharacterized protein (EggNog:ENOG41) yields MKALILTPATKDVSIQELPVPEPRDGEVLIRVHAVALNPIDSIYVVHPIAEQEHRIIGTDFAGVITAVGPGLSSSTDLRAKVGGRVAGFHQGACSTNDRPGAFAEYITAPYDLLWSVPDSMSLEDASAISMCGLTAAQGVYSRLNLPCPFDDQTGALIDNGHDVTNVLIYSASTSLGLYAAQLVQHAARTSGRKIRLIGAASPSKHDLLRKAPYNYDTLVDYRDPEWVEKVKMATEGKGVDLAVDTISEGQTVYSVHDTLAATAKMAVFRGPKGGQYDPSELRIKPIYGAVWEGLGHEIGYNGAIFPANPEARMFATKFFNFLSTAAADGKVKLEPNPVRLMPGGLERIVPDGFTLLGSGLVSKRPDTSRTENYMRPISGEKIVYKISSKA; encoded by the exons ATGAAGGCGCTCATTCTCACTCCTGCAACGAAAGATGTCTCTATTCAAGAGCTCCCCGTTCCCGAACCTCGCGATGGCGAAGTCCTCATTCGAGTTCATGCTGTGGCACTTAATCCCATAGATTCTATATATGTGGTCCATCCAATTGCAGAACAAGAGCATCGAATTATCGGAACGGACTTTGCCGGAGTGATAACCGCTGTTGGGCCTGGTTTGAGTTCTTCAACCGATCTCCGCGCCAAAGTTGGCGGCCGCGTGGCAGGATTCCATCAAGGTG CCTGCTCTACCAATGATCGCCCCGGAGCGTTTGCGGAGTACATCACTGCACCATATGATCTTCTCTGGTCAGTGCCAGATAGCATGTCGCTCGAGGATGCTTCAGCCATCAGCATGTGCGGATTGACTGCTGCACAAGGAGTCTACTCGCGCCTCAACCTTCCATGTCCCTTTGATGATCAAACTGGAGCCTTAATAGACAATGGACATGATGTCACCAATGTGCTCATCTATAGTGCATCCACCTCTCTTGGCCTATACGCTGCTCAGCTGGTTCAACATGCGGCTCGCACTTCTGGCCGCAAAATACGTCTCATTGGGGCTGCAAGTCCTTCAAAACATGATTTGCTTCGCAAAGCGCCTTATAATTACGATACATTGGTTGACTACCGCGATCCTGAGTGGGTTGAAAAAGTCAAAATGGCTACGGAGGGCAAGGGGGTTGACCTTGCAGTGGACACCATATCGGAAGGACAGACTGTGTATAGTGTCCATGACACTCTAGCTGCTACCGCAAAGATGGCTGTATTCCGCGGACCCAAGGGAGGTCAATATGATCCATCTGAACTACGCATTAAGCCCATCTATGGAGCCGTATGGGAGGGACTGGGCCATGAGATTGGATATAACG GGGCCATCTTTCCTGCTAACCCGGAAGCGCGAATGTTTGCCACAAAGTTCTTCAACTTCTTAAGCACAGCCGCAGCTGATGGGAAAGTGAAACTGGAGCCGAATCCCGTGCGACTTATGCCAGGAGGCTTAGAGAGAATTGTGCCGGACGGTTTCACACTCTTGGGTAGCGGTCTTGTGTCGAAGAGGCCAGATACAAGCCGCACAGAGAATTACATGCGACCTATTAGCGGAGAAAAGATTGTATATAAAATCTCAAGCAAAGCGTAA
- a CDS encoding uncharacterized protein (EggNog:ENOG41~TransMembrane:1 (i221-243o)), with amino-acid sequence MAERRRRRTGCLTCRARHVKCDERKPECERCEAGNIECAGYLPKKQVEVRESQRRGRRARPGSSSALSNIATPPHSLSPDASSLSLTGEIANYPHQLFRSDGLPLVGLPSNPRPSQRPLAGAREVLAYHQFLFRTLPILFPAEHLWFWRDRLCEEGWGIEYLYMTFSSLGSMHRAVLMMSMPGESDRDRGLDTKVIAIQAYTFALQELSRYLEEAKKTQDVFIATLILMAYFECFSCNITAAYSHIRSASYYFEIYKARVSRQKAKNTPALDCLDTALQNLSWMCFMALPLQNKMPSTWQALTVSEEAPGTPTSLRQNLLNILAESGLGDFIWNLVPRYSKSMALAKIYWLQQKLQAWRNVNKPILQPLASDMVESNEVKLLEDPFLIPPPLYPTTTPYDSSASLCSFLLGRTFWLLSILEDGVNAEAHKQRAFLHFYEALQFAVTDRACKAVRPSNGSAKYSSPLPCEDLENGMLSMLYIIGQCSPEPSWLLWIIQFMKHSGRQGLYNGLVYAASLETWHSFEVNNSDLQDDFLVQYPEPPSRTISVLVPDANGTDYVTYYAKPAAIDELLISNGGLMYYLLGDTHLSRRLSDDHIEQSVHIYHQQGLDMELFTPDWLQSQAICLDWQHRSLQVEFDLNCILQDHVNGGEFSTPMDFSC; translated from the exons ATGGCTGAGAGACGTAGGAGACGGACAGGCTGCCTCACCTGCAGAGCACGACATGTCAAGTGCGATGAACGAAAGCCTGAATGTGAACGCTGCGAGGCTGGAAATATTGAATGCGCAGGCTATCTTCCGAAAAAGCAAGTAGAAGTGCGGGAGTCGCAACGCCGTGGCCGTCGTGCTCGTCCTGGATCATCTTCAGCTCTCAGCAATATTGCTACACCCCCACATTCTCTTTCTCCAGACGCTTCATCACTTTCATTGACTGGGGAAATCGCCAATTATCCCCACCAGCTCTTTCGCAGCGATGGACTTCCACTCGTCGGTTTACCCAGCAACCCACGTCCCTCTCAGAGGCCATTAGCAGGTGCTCGAGAAGTACTTGCGTATCACCAATTTCTCTTTCGCACGCTGCCAATTCTCTTTCCTGCAGAACACTTGTGGTTTTGGAGAGACAGATTATGCGAAGAAGGATGGGGAATCGAATACTTATACATGACGTTTTCATCGCTCGGCAGCATGCATCGTGCTGTATTAATGATGTCGATGCCGGGTGAAAGCGACCGGGATCGAGGACTAGACACTAAAGTGATTGCTATCCAAGCATACACTTTTGCTCTTCAGGAGCTAAGCCGATATttagaagaggcaaagaaaaCGCAGGATGTTTTCATTGCCACTCTTATACTAATGGCCTATTTCGAG TGCTTCTCTTGCAATATAACGGCAGCATACAGCCATATACGTTCAGCAAGCTATTATTTCGAAATATACAAGGCTCGTGTTTCACGTCAAAAAGCTAAGAACACTCCTGCTCTAGACTGTCTTGATACAGCTCTTCAGAATTTGAGTTGGATGTGCTTCATGGCACTACCTCTACAAAACAAGATGCCCTCAACTTGGCAAGCCCTTACGGTATCCGAAGAGGCTCCCGGGACACCGACGTCTTTGCGACAAAATCTACTCAACATCCTGGCTGAGTCTGGGTTAGGAGATTTCATATGGAACCTAGTGCCACGGTACTCGAAGTCTATGGCCCTTGCTAAAATTTACTGGCTACAACAAAAGCTGCAAGCGTGGAGAAACGTAAATAAACCAATTCTACAGCCTTTGGCCTCAGACATGGTAGAGTCAAATGAAGTGAAGCTTTTAGAGGATCCCTTCCTTATCCCACCTCCCCTCTATCCGACAACGACACCATACGattcctctgcttctctctgTAGCTTTCTTTTAGGCCGCACCTTTTGGCTTTTATCGATCCTCGAAGATGGCGTAAATGCAGAAGCACACAAACAGCGGGCATTTTTGCACTTTTACGAGGCATTGCAATTTGCGGTGACAGACAGAGCTTGTAAAGCAGTACGTCCGAGTAACGGGAGTGCGAAATATTCATCTCCATTGCCTTGCGAAGACCTCGAAAACGGAATGTTATCTATGCTTTACATAATTGGGCAATGTTCCCCTGAGCCCTCCTGGCTGCTTTGGATCATACAGTTTATGAAGCATTCCGGAAGGCAAGGCCTATATAATGGGCTCGTCTATGCCGCTAGCCTCGAAACTTGGCATTCATTCGAGGTGAATAATAGTGATTTGCAAGACGATTTTCTAGTGCAGTACCCAGAGCCCCCATCACGAACGATATCAGTCCTCGTTCCAGACGCGAATGGGACTGATTATGTCACGTACTATGCTAAGCCGGCTGCAATAGATGAGTTGCTTATAAGCAATGGCGGCTTGATGTATTATCTCCTTGGCGACACACATTTGTCACGTCGACTATCGGACGACCACATTGAGCAAAGTGTCCATATATATCACCAACAAGGTCTAGATATGGAATTATTCACGCCTGATTGGCTCCAAAGCCAAGCTATTTGCCTCGACTGGCAGCATCGATCGCTCCAAGTAGAATTTGATTTAAATTGTATCCTTCAAGACCATGTAAACGGGGGAGAGTTTTCCACACCGATGGACTTTAGCTGCTAA
- a CDS encoding uncharacterized protein (EggNog:ENOG41), with protein MSARSNNTVVIIGSGPGIGSHTASIFASKRFNKVALVARNPAQLEKDAAFVSSAAPGQVQVKTYPTDIIDSKKLATTLAQIKNDLGTPEFILFNAAIIALTPLLEFNDEGIVQDFQISTIALYNTAKWAIPELSAVAKQDPTAKPTLMVTNSHLPETPIADLFSLSLTKASQKNLTLSLREKFASQGIHICLLAVAGTVGDENPNLNNKNVASKAWDLYNQEKSAWTEEIRINP; from the coding sequence ATGTCTGCTCGTTCCAACAACACTGTGGTCATCATCGGCTCCGGCCCGGGTATTGGTTCCCACACCGCCTCCATTTTCGCTTCCAAGCGATTTAACAAAGTTGCTCTTGTGGCTAGAAATCCTGCCCAATTAGAAAAGGACGCAGCTTTTGTGAGCAGCGCCGCCCCAGGACAGGTTCAAGTCAAAACCTATCCTACCGACATCATCGATAGCAAGAAGTTGGCCACTACTCTTGCACAAATCAAGAATGATTTGGGAACTCCCGAGTTTATCTTATTCAACGCTGCTATTATAGCTCTAACTCCGCTATTGGAGTTCAACGACGAGGGCATTGTGCAAGATTTCCAAATCTCCACTATTGCTCTGTACAACACTGCCAAGTGGGCTATCCCAGAACTTTCTGCCGTGGCTAAGCAAGATCCCACGGCTAAGCCGACACTTATGGTGACGAACTCTCACCTTCCTGAGACTCCGATTGCCGAcctattctctctctctcttaccaAGGCTTCTCAGAAGAACTTGACCCTCTCCCTTCGCGAAAAATTTGCCTCTCAGGGTATTCACATCTGTTTACTTGCTGTCGCTGGAACAGTTGGTGATGAAAACCCCAAcctcaacaacaaaaacGTTGCTAGCAAGGCCTGGGATTTGTACAACCAGGAAAAGAGTGCCTGGACTGAGGAGATTAGAATTAACCCATAA
- a CDS encoding uncharacterized protein (EggNog:ENOG41) translates to MPKVIKVAAAQCRTLDTNANTLKQLETKVKEAAAKGVDLILFPEVYLGGYPRFATFGAKIGQRTPDGYQQFLTYFQGAIDLGDTPQGADDDWIHRRLPTLENGQRGDGTREELERIAQDTGVYIVTGVLERSGGTLYCSIVFVDPTKGIVGKRRKIQPTASERLIWGQGQPKSLKAVSTTIKGVKICLAAAICWENFMPLLRQALYQQNVNLYLAPTADARPTWLPLMETIAYEGRCFLLSANQAVRDDQLPEWITEVKREGKMVSPGGSCIISPFGQVLAGPLWDKDGELLIQELDFEECERGRLDLDVAGSYSRNDSFHLEVKGLDLIPPP, encoded by the coding sequence ATGCCCAAGGTCATCAAAGTTGCTGCGGCGCAGTGTCGAACTCTTGACACAAATGCAAACACTCTTAAGCAACTCGAGACCAAAGTCAAAGAGGCTGCCGCTAAAGGCGTCGACCTCATCCTGTTCCCAGAGGTTTACCTAGGCGGATATCCGCGATTCGCAACCTTTGGTGCCAAGATTGGCCAGAGGACTCCAGATGGCTATCAGCAGTTTTTGACATATTTCCAAGGAGCTATTGATCTGGGAGATACGCCTCAAGGTGCGGATGATGATTGGATCCATCGTCGACTGCCCACTCTTGAAAACGGGCAACGGGGAGACGGTACCcgtgaagagctggagagaatTGCTCAAGATACTGGAGTGTATATTGTCACTGGCGTTCTGGAGCGTTCTGGAGGTACTCTATATTGCTCTATAGTCTTTGTTGACCCTACCAAAGGCATTGTGGGAAAGCGACGCAAGATTCAACCTACTGCTTCTGAACGGCTCATTTGGGGCCAGGGCCAACCAAAGTCGCTCAAAGCTGTCAGTACCACAATTAAGGGGGTCAAGATTTGTCTTGCAGCTGCCATCTGCTGGGAGAACTTCATGCCTCTGTTGCGCCAGGCCCTATACCAGCAGAATGTAAATCTATATCTCGCACCAACCGCTGATGCAAGGCCGACATGGCTGCCTCTCATGGAAACAATTGCATACGAAGGTCGTTGCTTTCTTTTAAGTGCTAATCAAGCTGTTCGTGATGATCAGCTGCCTGAGTGGATTACTGAGGTAAAGCGAGAGGGCAAAATGGTCAGCCCTGGAGGATCTTGTATCATCTCACCTTTTGGCCAAGTTTTAGCAGGCCCACTATGGGATAAGGATGGTGAGCTTCTCATCCAAGAGTTGGATTTTGAAGAGTGCGAGAGAGGCCGATTGGATTTGGATGTTGCTGGATCTTATTCGCGGAATGATTCTTTCCATCTAGAGGTCAAAGGTCTTGATTTAATTCCTCCGCCGTAG
- a CDS encoding uncharacterized protein (EggNog:ENOG41) codes for MPLLRQSIYEQGINLFLGPTAHATEIWVPLMQTIGIECNAFVLSATPCIRASDLPEWITESAERGDEIVSRGGSVIVSPSGDVLGGPGWDNEDEIFHRRS; via the coding sequence ATGCCACTGTTGCGACAAAGCATCTATGAACAGGGCATAAACCTGTTTCTCGGACCAACTGCTCATGCTACAGAGATTTGGGTTCCATTAATGCAGACAATCGGAATTGAGTGCAACGCCTTTGTTTTATCAGCAACACCCTGTATCAGGGCAAGTGATCTCCCAGAATGGATAACTGAATCAGCTGAGCGTGGGGACGAAATAGTGAGCAGAGGAGGATCGGTGATCGTGTCTCCCAGCGGCGATGTTCTCGGGGGCCCAGGGTGGGATAATGAGGATGAGATTTTTCATCGCAGAAGTTGA